Within the Vigna angularis cultivar LongXiaoDou No.4 chromosome 10, ASM1680809v1, whole genome shotgun sequence genome, the region TTGATACGTATTTAATTTTACCTGTTTTCACTTAAGTCTACCCTCTTTCCCAATTGACATTTGAATTTGGATTcttattctcttttattttcttttttctcgtatatatatatatatatatatatatatatatatatatatatatatatatatatatatatatatatatatatatatatatatatatatatatatatatatatatatatatataagagcaTGTTATGTGTTGCCTATGAAACTTATACACACCTCATAAATGGCGTGTTTGGTGTTTAACACATATCGAACATCGACGTGTTTACGATACTCGTATGACATATGTATTGGATAAAGTGtccaatttgaaaaatatttttttgtctttgacATGATTCCAACACAAtcttttaatgaattaattatataCATTGAGATATATGGTTAGGAATCTAAATGTGATTCTAATTCTCATTTTAagttgaaataataaaattcaacaatatataagaaaaattataaacatattaccttaaagttttatattaaagaaGTATTAATCCTTCacagtaatttaattcatgtccATTGCATCAAAAGTCTTATGGAAGAGACTCattattacctttttttttcatttaatttcaaattaattaagttaatcaATGTCAATCTCTctcttaagaaataaataacattCTTTATAGATATGTGTATCATGAATGACATATATTGTAATTGAattgtctcttttttttcttcttcattttaatacatacaactttttattttgaaaatagagATGGAAGGAAAGACAAGctcatcataaaatatattgtaatttttccTTCTCGTAGTGTTTTACTTCTTTTGTTAGCCTAGATATTGTCTTTATTTTCAAACCTTCTATTCCTATAGACTTCAAAGCTATAGGAAAATCTATAGGAAAATACTTTGAAGAAGTCATGTCAACTAATACAACAATTTCATTTGAAGAAGTTATGTTAAATTCatcaaatatttgtaaagaatttaatatttaattatgtgtATGGAATGGAGTTTGAGTCTACAAAATAAGTATCTATATTCCTTGTTAAGACAAGTAGATGAAAAACGACATTACATTATTGAAAATACATGAATATAACAAATAGGAGTGACAACACGCGTTAACCCAATCCATTTTAACCTGgtccactagtacaaaaatgaGTTTTAACGTCGGTTAATTTCAACTTTTGATGTCGGCGAAAATACCAACGTCATAGTAGGAGACTTGACTGACGTTAGAAGCAAAAATTGACGTTGATTGGCGTCGAAAAAGAAGCATTTTAAGACGTCATTGTTAGTGAGTGTCAAAGTTTTTAGGGGTCATTTGACGTCTGAAAATGCATTTTTTTGATATTATTTGACTCATTTGACGTTGGAATTGAGCATTTTGGATGTTAATTGACGTCAGAAATGACTAATTTTCGATGTCAAATGAGTCTAATGACATCCAAAAATACACTTGCTAACGTTGTCCTTCTTGtgtctttcttaataaataaaatatttttacagtTTTTACCaaacctgaaaagtagaaaacaaGCAAATGTAGCCTAGTTTTGACATTTCATTTATCCATAACTCACTTTCAAATTTGTATGGACTAatcaaaactacaaacaatcACAAGTAAaaacctgaaaaacagaaaaaaccaTGGAAATATGGTttgtatatatttgtatattaagATAGAGTTGTCATTTTGTCAATTCTTACTATGTATGTTAGTAGTGGTATTATAGGAGTAGTAGTAATGAATAATGTTACTATGACTAGTGTATATTGATTATTTACTTGtgatttttgttattgttgaacTTTTTTTCAGCATTCCTTGGAACAAGGGATGACAACGAGTCAGGTCGGGCACAAATAGTGCCTACCAACAACTCGACCCACAATATGAAAACCCAACCCCCATAGCCGATTGTTCCTtctagatttttttaataaatattgttttctatttttcgtcAATTTAGTTTATATGTTTCAAACTTTGCAATAATTGTTCACATACTtagacttttaatttttatctaaattttttttatggggGCTTCTCatgatttttttatgctttGAACAAATTTGAAGTTATTTGGAGTTCTTTAGAATATACTTCTAGTTTTATCCTATGTTTGAATGTATATAGTGTAtgaataacaaacaagttcaagaATACCAATATCAACAATACCAACAAGTTCAACTAATTTATAGTCCATAAAAAACAAGAacgaaaacaaaattatatatttttgtaactcttatattttttatacttatttttattttttaacataacttGAGCTATACGTTACACTTGCTGAACAACAAATAATACTTTGATGCTAAAGTTAGTAGATGATTGTTCGATTAACAATCGATACATACTATGTGCATGTTATGTTAAAGTCACACCTAAGACCTATATATAATAGTTATGATGGGCCTTTATCTTTTTGTCGATTTAATAATGACCCAATCATACCTTAATTTGCATTAAGAGGTTGATTCatcattactattattaatCTGACTATGTTGTGATCAATCAACCATGCTATTTAACCTGACCATGTTGTGATTGATTGACCATGCTGTTTAATCTGACCATGttgtgatcgaacgaccacacCATAATCGGTCAGTCCAAATTGGGCGACCATAGGAGCTCTTTAGGAGGGCTTAATATTGAAGCTCAATTGGAAGAAATTGGCTTGGAAGAGAATTGTCTGGAGAGCTCGGTCTAGAGAGCTCAACATGATGGAGGTTGGCTTAGAGAAGATCGACGTAAAAACCTTGATATGATAGAGATTAGTATGAGGAACTCATTTATACAACTTTAAAGAACTCAATTTGGATGAGTTCAACCTTTGGAGAACTCGACCTATATGAgcttgatttttgaaaaatttgaccTAAATAAGCTTAACCTTTAAAGAATTcgaatattatattaatttaaaactaattaaaaaaaatttaaattaagaataaataatttcaatttctgTTGTAATAAACTTAGtgacttatatttatatgttttatattagttatttgGACTAGTGTATGGATAACAAGTTGATAGATCTATAATGatcatatttagttttttagaaaaaaaaaacatctatttgtatttttaatgaagTTGATTATACAAGTAGTTAAAGTGTTTAATATAaccattttgataatttttttttgttgagatTAAAACAGCAGGTTAAAAAAGTggaaaagtttaaattataaaacgatagttattttaaaaagtaaaaacaacaCATTTAGCAAATAAAATCAAGAAATTTTATTAGTCCTGTAAAATATGTCAACTTAATATTTAAGGATATATTatgtaacaaaataaaaatatgcaggttgtaattatgattttttttctcaacgaataaaattaatttaaacacaACAATTTCCTATTCATAcacatatctatatatatagtCTATTCAAGCTTTCGTGGACAGCTACCGACAGTAATGGATTTATTAGATAAAGCACAGTGTAGTGGAGTTTAGATAAGCATAAGCTTACTACAGGATGATCCaaactcataaaataaaaattgtagtGATCCTCTGCTCTCAAATGTAAACTGCAGCCGATGCAGTTTGACTTTGGACCGCTCAAATAATTGttttcaaacttaaaataatttttaatttaaaataaaggagTTTGGAGGGGTAAGAGTGAACTTAGAACAGTGTGGACTACCGCAATCCCATCCATAACAGTGAGTATCGCCCGCGTGCTTTTGATCCATTGATTCCATTCAAATTACTAATTATAGCATTTATTATTGgttacaaaagtaaaaaagtagaagagagatTCAGAATCAAATACGTAAATATAACCCACGTGCACGTGCTGCACAAACCCTTCCATTGTTtgagagaaggagaaagaggAACAGTGAAGCAAAAAAAATGGAGAGAAGCGCCGTCTCCGCACGCATTCGACTAACACACCCGATCTGCCCTTCTCGACATTTTCCTTCTCTTCAATCGCCCTTCCTCTTCCCTTCTTCTCACTCTTTATCTCTCAAGGtttttcccttttcctttctcCCACTCTCTTTCTGCTTTCTGTTATCTTCCCTAATCCATTTTCCCTTAATCTGCAGCTTAGTCAAAATCACGTTCCTCTCACTTCGCTCAATCTTCTCGAAGCTCCTTCTCCTCTCCACCCTTCCGCCACTCTCTCTGATTCCTACAGGtcctctcttctccttttcataatttttttttcttctttttaacgCTTTCGTTCTTTAATCGGAATAATATTGGAACGGAACAGTGAAACGGTTGACTTAGCTGATATAGAATGGGACAACCTTGGGTTTGGCCTTCAACCCACGGATTATATGTATATCATGAAATGCGCTCGAGGTGGAACCTTCTCCAAAGGTGAACTCCAGCGTTTTGGTAACATTGAATTAAACCCCTCCGCCGGAATTCTAAACTACGGCCAGGTTGGCTTATATTGTATTTGAGGCATTACATATTCAACTTCCGACTTCAGTTTGTTCAATTGCTTTTGACCTGAAAACAATGCTtactttatatttgaattttaagtgAACTGTGTTTGGTGCTACATTGCAATGTTCTAAAATTGAAATCCAACTAGCTGCATCGTTATCTTAACATTTGTATTGAATTTACCTGGTGTGCTTGTTTTATGGAGAATTTGTTTCCCTGTTTCAATGTAGGGATTGTTTGAGGGTTTGAAAGCGTATCGGAAACAAGATGGGAATATACTCCTATTCCGTCCGGAAGAAAATGGTCTGCGGATGCAGGTAGGGGCAGAGCGGATGTGCATGCCGTCGCCTACTGTGGAGCAGTTTGTGGAAGCTGTGAAGGATACTGTTTTAGCAAACAAACGTTGGGTACGGGTGTTATGGAGTCATGTCATCGCCTTAGACATTGTAGATTTTGTAATGACCTCAGGTTGATTAGGTGAACTTTGGTTTCAGGTTCCCCCTCCAGGTAAAGGTTCATTGTACATTAGACCATTGCTAATGGGAAGTGGACCTGTACTTGGTCTTGCACCTTCTCCAGAGTACACCTTTCTAATATACGTTTCACCTGTTGGGAACTACTTTAAGGTTTGGTATCTGTTTTGTTTCATTGAAAGACAgtgtctttatttattttttagaagttTTCCAATTTCATTATCTTCTTTGGGATATAACAAATTTTGATCCAAATCCCCATGGCTAATAGAAATTTGAACGATTTATTCCAATATAACTTATAGTCTGACAGCTGGATATTATGAGAATTGAGATGCAACATcaatagaaatttaaattttattagattttgcTGATATGACTGAATGGGTTGAATTTGTAGtatgaaaagatgaagaaaatttgcaACAGTGTTCTATGGGTCCAGATGGTTACCACCTATTTTCTTTGTAGTATTTATTTTCTACTTGAACAACTTATATTAGTACAGTATcacatttttcttaataattattattttcaacatATCATTGTCATGCTTGTTTCTTTTTCGCATCTTTTATTGTTGCTATATTAAGCACACTTGTGTCCCctcaaaaattaataaagtatcAATTTCACCACAGGAAGGTTTGGCCCCGATCAATTTGATTGTGGAAAATGAATTACATCGTGCAACTCCTGGTGGCACCGGAGGTGTGAAGACCATTGGAAACTATGCTGCGGTAAGCCAGACTGCATCCCTTTTTCCTCTCTTATTTGTTGCCACTGTCACTTGTTCCTACATGTTCTCTCTATCTGATTTTGTTAGATGTATCAGGCTTTGgtcattttttgtattttcctATTATAAATGCATAACCCTATGTGCTCTACATACATTAGGGATTCAACCTATGcctctattatttattttagcatGGTATCTAGAGATAAGTTTAATCCTTGCCTGGCCATCTCACTTTTCACAggtgttaattttgtttttcagaaATTGTTCCTCTTCTTTTAATTTCCGACTTTGTTCTtaggatttttcttttccaGCCATTGTTTTTCGCCACCAATGTACTACTACCAACTAGTCTAATCCTCCCACCATCGCCACCCTTTAGACAATGACACCAATGACACCATGGTCATGATCGTTCTGGCCAGGTGACCACCACACTACAAAAGTGGCAGCAATCGGAGCTCTGACGTGCTTGCACGCATTGTCCCAGTCCTCGTTGGCATTGCCATACATAATGGTGCGATCAACTTCCTTTTTGACGATGACCACTATTGTCAAACTTGTCTCTCCGTCCTCTTTCCAGAACTGTAACTTTCATCATGATTGGCGTTCGTTGGaacattttcacatttttatggTTGTTTCTCTCTATTGGGAATTATTAACTCTTTTTACAATTTTCTCTGGCCTCTTCTGTTGTTCCTATGTCTGATCCGTCCATCTATAGTAATTATGTCAATGTGCATCTATCCATTGACAAATTAGATGGAATTAATTATGGTACCTGGCATCAAACATTAGACTTTGGCTTAAGAATTAGGTTATGTTGTTCATCTTAATCAGAATGTGGCTACTATTGCTGAAAAGGAGCTTTCTCGTTGATTGAAAATTGATGTTCAATTATGTATTGTTGTCAAGTGTACTATTCCTTCATCACTGAAACATATATTTCCTGCTTATGAGACCTGTTCAAAAGTTTGGAAATTGGCCAAATTGTCACACACCAATGATACACAATgactttatggtgtttgtcaaaATAATCTAAGTATTGTTGCTCCTAGACGTCTTGACTTGATGGTACAATGGCTGAATGTTTGGATTAAGTTCATGCTCTTCTCCATGACTTCAATGAGTTATTGTCCTCTGTAAAGGCATACACTCTACCTGCAATGCCTCTCCTCACTATACTGTTTTGAGTTATCATAGGTTATATCCATCACTatatacttgtctctcatctATTTTGTGTGTCAATTCCAAAATTTATAGGTCATGTCATAGCCCATCGTTGTTGGCGTCAAGCCATGCCTGAGGAAATAAGTGCTCAAATAGTGGAACTCGTTCCTATACCTTTTGCAAAATTTGTGTTAGTTATAAGTGGAATTTTTGATATCAAAGTTGATCTTGATAGTCTACTGATTATCTCAAATTTTTGGGTTGGACTATGGTGACACTTTTTCTCTATTTGCAAAGATTGCCTATGTTCACTTATTTATACCCATGACTGTTCTTCAACGATGTACCAATGATCAACTAATGTTTGTTTTTACTAATTCATTATAGGGACATAAAATTGATTGTATTTGTAACAAACATGGTATATACAATTTATATGCCCTAACTTAAGAGGTAGTGTTAGATTTAACGGGTTTAGGCCCATCTCTTTGTATTTTcctatttataaatgaataactCTATGTGCTCTCTACACACATTAGAGATTTagcttcttttttattttaatagagtTGAATTTTTAAACcatcaaacaattttaaactttggatttttctctttttccatatttcaattgatattttatatttatatttattttcttgtacTTACCACATAGTAGAcaatcgttttttttttctacgtTCAGTTTCTTCCTCTTgcaatttctatatttttatcgATAGAACTAACCTGTATATGAGCAATTTCAGATGCTTGAGTTATGTGTTTAGTTTCTTAGTTGTCATTTCATGGCACCCTCATACTTTACTACTCTCTCGTTAGATCACTAACTTTCTCTGTGTATTCTTTGTAGGTTCTGAAGGCACAGTCAGAAGCAAAAGCTAAAGGCTACTCTGATGTTTTATACCTTGACTGTGTGCACAAAAGATATCTGGAGGAGGTTTCTTCCTGCAACATTTTTGTTGTGAAGGTATTGTAGTTAATCAACCAGTTTGAAATCAAGATCATGTTTACACACATATATCTGTCATTGTTAATATGCATTGCTGTAACATTATTTTCATGCACTGAATTATTTTCCAATTGCCacatttcttttctctcacaGAGGCATGAATAATTTACCTGTTGGGATAGTAAGATGAATATCTTGTAGTAGTCAGAATTACGAATCATTTAAGTTTACTTGCAAATTTTCTATCAATTTCTTGACTGAGCCCCATCATCTGATTTGAAGTATCTTCAAGTTATACTTGCAAAAATTTTCAGTAATGGTAGTCTCTTGAGCCATGATGCTTGCTTCAACTAGTCGGTGTCTTTGCAAATTGCAAACTTTAAACAACTGAAATAATCTCTTCTATGAATTTGCCTTTTGCTTGTCACCTTTTTGAAACGAGAATTTCACCGTGACTTGTAATTTTCAGTTGTATAAATCATGTTGGCTACAAGGTCAAAAGCATTATTTGGAGTCCACTATCCACAAAATTCTACAAACATATCTCTTTATCTTCTTGGTAGCTTTAATAAAGGAATCTTTTTACGCAAGTCTGAACAAAATTGTTAGTTTCATTTAAATATTGTCTGGATGACTATaaagtttttcaatttggtCTTCTCACAAGTTTTCTTGAACATGATTTTTGTGTAAACTTCCTTAATgtttttttgtgtattttatgGTTCAGGCTTTATTGCGTTGTTTCCAAGAACTATTCTTTTCATTTGAACTCACTATGTCTTGCTTCCATTATTCCTGTGTCCTTTCAGGGTAACCTTATTTCAACTCCCGCTATTAAAGGTACAATCCTACCTGGCATTACGCGCAAAAGTATTATTGATGTTGCTCGAAGCCAAGGGTTCCAGGTATTCTAAATTCCAAGTTAAGGAGAGGGTTGATGAATACTATCTGCTTAATATCTTACAATTGTGACATTTTATATTTCAACGAGCTATAATTTCTGAATTACTACTAAACAACGTTATCCCACTGAGTGAGATTGGCTATATAGATCATAAGATGTCATTGATCTCAGTTAAAAACCGAATTATCAGGGATATTATTCACCATGAGTCTCcttcaataatttctttaatatcCCTTTGTTTAGGCATTGACAACCTAAATGTTTTTTCACTTGGCTTTTATAACctgcttattttgttttttaatcatTGATTCTGCCAAGTGTTCTTTAATGTCACCTGGAAAATAACAGGGTATAGCTAACAGTTTTTATTTAGACCTTAGACTACGCTGCTCTTTACTGTTTCTAATGCCTAGCcacacttatttttttcttaatttcccACGGTTCGTCTGATATGTGTGCAGGTTGAGGAGCGATTCGTATCAGTGGATGAATTGCTAGACGCTGACGAAGTCTTCTGCACGGGAACAGCTGTGGTTGTGTCACCTGTTGGCAGTATTACTTATCTTGGCAAGAGGTACATTGCAGTAATTGCGAAAGACAATTTGCACTTTGTACATTAACAGATATGAGACCAAATCAAAGATTGTATTTTtgtaaccaaaaaataaaaatggtcaGATGTTCGTCATTGATTCTTCCCCCCACCACCACCAGCCCCAATCCCAGCTTTAAACCCAGTAGTCTGTCAACTGAGTTTTTCGTGAAACTCTTCCAATCATTGCTTATAAAGCCAGTTTGAATAAGTggttgacattttttttttaaattctgcAGGGTATCATATGGGAATGGTATCGGCGTGGTTTCACAGCAACTTTATACTGTCCTAACCAGATTACAGATGGGTCTTTCGGCGGATGAGATGAATTGGACTGTTGAGCTGAGATAAGCGCAATAAGAATTGTTCAAAGTTGCATGTTTGGGCGAACAAATAATTGCTTTTAACATTTGCCAGCTCTAGAAgttgcttttaaaattttgctATTAGATATATTAGCTGTAGATAGTACTGTGGTGTATTTAATGCTATTGAAGGCTGTAACATGCACATGGTCGGCTCTTGCCAGCTGAAGAAATAATTTTCAGTagattatttatctttttattggtTGAAAAATTTCTAGATGCGTTAATTGAGTACcttgttttacttttaacatttttttggGGGAAGTAGAGAAAAGGGCAGGGCACTTAGTGTCTGAGTTTAGAGTAGAAAGTAGGTGTAAAAGCAGGAATAGTTGAGGTGCTAAACATGCTCAATTGGTGAGCAGgagtttttatattatacaaGTTCGCGAAAACTGTTACCATGATGGAACTACCCAAAGGTTTGGAGCTTATGTTTCTTGGTTAATTCCTTTCCGAGATAGGAAATGGTTCAATTCTCCTCAGTTAATACCATAAATTGAAGTTGCCAAATCAAAAAGGTAGTTGATAATGTACTGTATCACTATCTCTGGGTGGTTCTTCCTGCActtgataatttttttggactagttttattcattttttaaatcgaTTTTCCAGAATGTTACATTGAGATGAATATAAGGTGCAAAGAAATTTGCAATCCACTCTAATAATGGAATCTTGTATTGGAATTACATGGCGTCAACAGAATAAGCCCTGCACTCTGGAGTCTGAGACTGACGGGACCTGTTTGTTCCTTTGAAATCATATTGTACTCGATTTATCACGACACCGCAGTAACAAGTAAAACGCATTAACGTGAAAGTTAGACCATGGCATTTTGCACGATGTAAGGAGCAAATTAGAGTCAGTTTTAGTTCGTGGTAGGGTTGCTGTTACGTGTAAGGCTGGTCTTGATGGTTGGGCAGGGAAATGGGAATTGAAGTTAATCTGAGGGAGGGGCAACCGAACTTTTTAGCATAAACAACTGGTGGAAATGgctagaattttttttctccctcTGGTTGTGCTATTGCAATGATCTGGTGACTATCTAGTATTCTCAcaagatatattttttgttactttttaattttttttttctggatttttattattttggtatTACAGTGCTAGACTCATGGTTTAGACAGTttgaaattgaagtttttatAGTTCTTGTGGGTTGATCATTTAATCTAAAACCCgcatttctgtttttatggaTGAAATGGCGAGACTCCTTGAAATGTATTTCTTAAAGTAATGTTTTATtctttgattaaattttcatttctttgttttcctttcgttacattttgtttggttacactttattgtatttttagatttttttatacattaaattaaaagtgtttATAAGTTTCACATAGCTTAAGAGTCGAGGTTAAATACTTCTTTCGCCTTTTGAACcgtcttttaaaaataaaaattttacggAGTTTTATGTGTCAAAACGAACAATACCTTATATGTATAATGATTGACCTTAAGAATATCATTCGACAAACTTGAGATCAAAACAATGACACTCCATAAAATCGATTATGGAACATTTTTTCTAGGCTTAATAGCCTCTTTTGTCTCCAGTTTTGTTCGATTTTGTCAATTTGGTCTCTGGTTTTAAAAAGGTATCAACTTGGTCttcacttattaaattttgcatcaaaatggtcccttccgttaaatagaaacaaacggcgttaaagATTGATGATGTGGCAGAAGACGTgacatttttaaattgaatgtgTGGTGATGTGTTTAGTATTtcctttaattataattaatttggattaatgtttttcttttaattacttttaattataattaatgtgacAGTTAGCAATGACGTCTCACTCCTCAGATcaaaccttcttcttcttccaaaaaGAGTGTTGCAGTTAGCCATGGATAATCGACAATGGCGTCCTACTCTTCCACCGAATATCTGCCCCACTCCGCCTCCCCCAAACCCCTCTTTCTTACGCCCCGCCAACCctaatttccaaaatttcaaGAGACCCCGAATCCACCCTGTTGTTTTTTCCCACCACCCTCACAATGCCTAATTCAGTGAGTTGTGCAAGGCTGCGTTGCGATTTATCCATGGCTGTTCTAGTTTGGTTCTCTTGCTTTGCAGGTCTGAGGAGGCTAATGTTGATGCACAATGAGGATGCTCGCGGTGGGGATGGTTTCTACGTGATTAGGGTTCTGCAATTTGGGGCTGGTTGCATTTCCTTGCAGGTTTCGAAGGAGAAGTACTGAACTCGTGATGAATCTGGCGGTTTTGGAATGGACGAAACTCACGAGGTGGAGGCGCGATCTGGGTTTCGTATATGGGTTGTTGTTTATTGGATTGAGGTTGATGCATGTCAAGACACAAAGGATGATGGAGATGGCGTGGAGGAGATTGGAGTTTTCACGGTGGAGAATGGAGGAGAAGATGAACTTTCTCGGGTTCTCTCTATTGTCGCGATTTGGGTGGTTGATGGAAGAACGAAAGAATTCTCGGTGGTCCAAGATTGCTCGCGGTGGTGCGTCAATGGAGGTGATGCGATTCACTGTGGTTGCTGGAAGATGCTGGTTGTGTTCTTGAACGTGGTTGAGGTGTCTCTGGCGACAATCAGTGCCGCCGACGATAGTTTTGGCCGGCCAGAGGGAGGCACGACGACGTTGGTCATGCGAAGGACAGAGTTGTCGCTGATGAAGGTGGATAAGAGACcttcttttttgaaaaagatagaaagaaaccCTAGAGAAAAGAGGGTTTGGGCCTGACCTAGAAAATACAAAGTGCACTCCTAAATTTCATCTCTGCACTCATTCTCTGACACGTCAGcgtaaatatatttacaaaatgtCATGTCTTCTGCCGGATCATCAATCCTTAACgccgtttgtttctatttaacgtttctatttaacggaagagacgattttaatgtaaaatttaattagtgaGGACCAAGttaacacttttttaaaaccaataatcaaaataacacAATCGAGTAAAACTGGAGACAAAAGAAACTATTAAGCCTTTTTtctattaaaccttttattagaGACATTTAGTCATTTTCTTATACATCAACtttataatgattaattttaaagatgTTACTCTCCACACTTGAATcgtaacaattaaaaaaaaagaaattggtaTGACAAGACATGGTCCATCGTAGAAAAAATTGGctaaatttttttctaagttttttttttctcaaaaaattgTGATTTCACTTTCTATAAAATGGTCCAGTTATCTTCATTTTCTTCGCTAATTAGCATAATCTGTTCCTTTTActctatttttaattcatatttttggtcttttcttctattatattaaaagctTGCATTTTGTTGTTTTCCGATTAAACAGCAGTATTAAACGATTGATTTTATCTTAAAAGAtacaaagttaattttatttttagaagtaAGTTTCCTTCaagtttgaaatataaatttgaaataaaattatactaattttagaaaaacattttaatttatttaaaaacgtTTAAACATGACTCGCATTGAAATAAAACTTCATAAAAACTATTGGAATAGTTgttggtaaaaattaaaaatagagatTACATGTTGCACACCAGTTGCTTATTAACATAaggttttttattaaatgaattccCCTAATAAAGTGAACGAGTTAACCCAATTAGCATTATCATAAAGTATTACCATGACTCTGGGCATTGTTCAAAcatagaaagaaataaagaataatgaaaatgaaatatttgttcTACTTGCTTGCTTCTTATGCTTTTcaatcaataatgaaataataaactaatattaaataagatGTAGAATGAA harbors:
- the LOC108335980 gene encoding branched-chain amino acid aminotransferase 2, chloroplastic — protein: MERSAVSARIRLTHPICPSRHFPSLQSPFLFPSSHSLSLKLSQNHVPLTSLNLLEAPSPLHPSATLSDSYSETVDLADIEWDNLGFGLQPTDYMYIMKCARGGTFSKGELQRFGNIELNPSAGILNYGQGLFEGLKAYRKQDGNILLFRPEENGLRMQVGAERMCMPSPTVEQFVEAVKDTVLANKRWVPPPGKGSLYIRPLLMGSGPVLGLAPSPEYTFLIYVSPVGNYFKEGLAPINLIVENELHRATPGGTGGVKTIGNYAAVLKAQSEAKAKGYSDVLYLDCVHKRYLEEVSSCNIFVVKGNLISTPAIKGTILPGITRKSIIDVARSQGFQVEERFVSVDELLDADEVFCTGTAVVVSPVGSITYLGKRVSYGNGIGVVSQQLYTVLTRLQMGLSADEMNWTVELR